From the genome of Terriglobales bacterium:
AACATCGAGATCTTTGAGAAGAACATCGAGCCGCGCCTGGGCGTGGGCCGCAAGCGCGCCGCGCTCAGCATGGCCGCGCTCGCCCAGCTCACCACCGCCGCCATCGCGATCGTGCTCGGCTACGACGTCTTCTACGACGGCGCCTGGCGCGCCGGCGAAATCGTTCAGGCCGCCGTCGCCATCATCCTCATCGTCGTCATCTTCAACCGGCTCGTTCCCTTTGTCCTCTTCACCCGCACCAGCGGCGCCTGGCTGGCTGACTTCATGTGGCCGCTGCGCGCGCTCCTCTGGCTGGCCATGCCGGTCACGCTCGTGCTCGGCTTCTGTCTCTCGGTCGCCTCGCTTACCAAGGAGCACCCGCCCGAGGAGCCGGAAAAGCCCGGCGAAGCCGTGGACGCGCTCATCGAGGCCGGCCGCGAAGAGGGCATTCTGGAGGAAGGCGACCGCCAGCTCATCCAGTCGGTCGTCGAGTTCGGCGACAAGACCGTGCGCGAGGTCATGACGCCGCGCCCCGAGGTCGTCGCCGTTCCCCTCACCACCACCGTCGAGCAGTTCATCGAGCTGCTGCGCGCCAAGCCCTACTCGCGCGTGCCGGTGTACGAAGGCAGCATTGATCACATCAAGGGCCTGGTCTTCGCGCACGACGTGCTGCAGGTCCCCGACGCCGAGGCCCGCACGCGCACCGTCGCCGGCCTCATGCGCCCGGTGCACTTCGTGCCCGAGTCGCAGCGCGTCAGCTCGCTGCTCAAGGAAATGCAGCGCGAAAACATCCACATGTCCATCGTGATCGACGAGTACGGCTCGGTCGCCGGCCTGGTCACCATCGAGGACATGGTCGAAGAAATCGTTGGCGAGATTCGCGACGAGCACGAGGCCAAGGCCGACATCGTCCGCGAGAGCGACCGCAGCTACATCGTCCCCGGCAACATGGACCTGGACCGCCTCAACGAGCTGTTCGGCATCCGCCCCGAAAGTCGCGAAGCCGCCACCGTTGCCGGACTGGTGAACGAGCTGATGGGCCGCATCCCCGGCGTGGGCGAAGTCGTGGAGCACGAAGGCCTGCGCTTCGAAGTCGTCGAGGCCGACACCTGGAAAGTCCAGCGCCTGCGCATCAGCGCCGCGCAGCCCGCCGACAAGAAAGTTCGCGCTTAGTTTTCCCGGAACAAACCTGCGGGCGAGTGCGCGCCGCCGGCGGCGCCGCGCTCCACGATGTCCGCGAAGGGGCGCTCACGGAAGAGGAGCAGTAAACCCGGGGCTCACCACGGGCCTTCGCGGATGACACGGACCAAACTCCGTTGCCTTGTCCGTGTCATCCGTGTTCATCCGTGGTAAGAATTAGTTGTGCCTTTCCGCTCCGGCTTCGTCTCCATCATCGGACGCCCGAACGCCGGCAAATCCACGCTGCTGAACAAGCTCGTCGGCGAAAAAATCGCCATCGTCACCGCCAAGCCGCAGACCACGCGCAACCGCATCCAGGGCTTCGTCAACCTGCCCGCGCAGACCGGCCGCCCGGCCGGTCAAATCATTTTTGTGGACACGCCCGGCGTCCACAAGCCCGAATCCGCGCTGAACAGGAAAATGATGCGGGAGGTCCACGACGCGCTCGAAGGCCGCGACCTCATCTTGCTGATGGTCGACGCCACGCAGCCCTTCGGCCGCGGCGACGAGTTCACGCTTCAGCTGGTGAAGCGCGCCGGCGGCCGCGTCTTCCTGCTGCTCAACAAAGTGGACCTGGTCGAAAAGCCCAAACTGCTGCCCATGATCGAGCAGTACAGCAGGCTCCACGCCTTCGAAGAGATCATTCCCATCTCGGCCCGCACCGGCCAGGGCCTTGACGTGCTTCTCGACAAGGTCGCCCGCGCGCTGCCCGAAGGCCCGCGCTACTTTCCTGCCGACCAGGTCACCGACCAGCCCGAACGCTTCCTCGCCGCCGAAATCGTGCGCGAAAAGGTCCTCATGCTCACCAAGCAGGAGGTCCCCTACGCTGCCACCGTCGGCATCGATCTCTACGAAGAAAAGGACACGCTCACGCACATCGCCGCCACCATCTACGTCGAGCGGCCGGGCCAGAAGGGAATCATCATCGGCAAAGGCGGCGAGATGCTGAAGCGTATCGGCACCGCCGCCCGCCACGAACTCGAGCGCCGCTGCGGCGTGAAGGTTTTCCTGGAACTGTTCGTGAAAGTCCGCGAAGGCTGGCGCGAA
Proteins encoded in this window:
- a CDS encoding hemolysin family protein; its protein translation is MSLPLILTLVLLLGVLTLVSYVDGLYTEMGKFLSREFEENIEIFEKNIEPRLGVGRKRAALSMAALAQLTTAAIAIVLGYDVFYDGAWRAGEIVQAAVAIILIVVIFNRLVPFVLFTRTSGAWLADFMWPLRALLWLAMPVTLVLGFCLSVASLTKEHPPEEPEKPGEAVDALIEAGREEGILEEGDRQLIQSVVEFGDKTVREVMTPRPEVVAVPLTTTVEQFIELLRAKPYSRVPVYEGSIDHIKGLVFAHDVLQVPDAEARTRTVAGLMRPVHFVPESQRVSSLLKEMQRENIHMSIVIDEYGSVAGLVTIEDMVEEIVGEIRDEHEAKADIVRESDRSYIVPGNMDLDRLNELFGIRPESREAATVAGLVNELMGRIPGVGEVVEHEGLRFEVVEADTWKVQRLRISAAQPADKKVRA
- the era gene encoding GTPase Era, coding for MPFRSGFVSIIGRPNAGKSTLLNKLVGEKIAIVTAKPQTTRNRIQGFVNLPAQTGRPAGQIIFVDTPGVHKPESALNRKMMREVHDALEGRDLILLMVDATQPFGRGDEFTLQLVKRAGGRVFLLLNKVDLVEKPKLLPMIEQYSRLHAFEEIIPISARTGQGLDVLLDKVARALPEGPRYFPADQVTDQPERFLAAEIVREKVLMLTKQEVPYAATVGIDLYEEKDTLTHIAATIYVERPGQKGIIIGKGGEMLKRIGTAARHELERRCGVKVFLELFVKVREGWREQRGFVEELDWRSRS